The Coffea eugenioides isolate CCC68of chromosome 8, Ceug_1.0, whole genome shotgun sequence genome has a segment encoding these proteins:
- the LOC113779531 gene encoding peroxidase 20: protein MKSVQISFFVLVLTIFRVRNSRCDSPLVLDYYKETCPHLEEMVQRIVEIAVLEDPRMAASMLRLHFHDCFVMGCDASVLLDDFGNVISEKEAGPNLNSLRGFEVIDEIKYVVEESCPATVSCADIITIAARDSVVLRGGPGWDVLLGRRDSLTASFNGANQFIPAPNSTLDSLIVNFQQQGLDTGDLVALSGSHTLGKARCLSFRQRIYDYNSEEKYGYHERDEEYLSALRSLCPRSGRDNTLAPLDLKTPARFDNHYFINIIEGRGLLISDNVLVDQGLQWEIRKHVFAYASNQEYFFDSFVNSMIKMGNVNVLTGNKGEIRKNCRFVNSYTI from the exons ATGAAGTCCGTGCAAATATCATTCTTTGTACTTGTTTTGACAATTTTTCGCGTAAGAAATTCAAGATGTGATAGCCCTCTCGTTCTTGACTACTACAAAGAAACATGCCCCCATTTGGAAGAGATGGTGCAACGCATTGTTGAAATTGCTGTGCTCGAAGATCCTCGTATGGCTGCCTCGATGCTACGGTTGCACTTCCATGACTGTTTTGTCATG GGATGTGATGCATCAGTTTTACTCGATGATTTTGGAAATGTTATAAGTGAAAAAGAAGCAGGGCCTAACTTGAATTCTCTGCGAGGATTTGAAGTCATAGATGAAATAAAGTACGTAGTTGAAGAGTCCTGTCCTGCTACTGTTTCATGTGCTGATATAATAACCATTGCTGCTCGGGATTCAGTTGTATTG AGAGGAGGGCCCGGGTGGGATGTCCTTTTAGGCAGGAGAGACTCTCTTACAGCAAGCTTCAATGGTGCCAATCAGTTTATTCCAGCTCCAAACTCCACTCTAGACAGCCTCATAGTCAACTTTCAACAACAGGGTCTTGACACTGGAGACTTGGTTGCTTTATCAG GCAGCCATACTTTGGGAAAAGCAAGGTGTTTGAGTTTCAGGCAAAGGATCTACGACTACAATTCTGAAGAAAAATACGGCTATCATGAGAGAGATGAGGAGTACCTCAGTGCATTACGATCATTATGCCCAAGATCAGGGAGGGATAATACGCTGGCACCACTTGATCTCAAGACTCCAGCTAGGTTTGACAACCACTACTTCATTAACATCATTGAAGGAAGAGGACTGTTGATATCGGACAATGTGCTGGTAGACCAAGGTCTTCAATGGGAAATAAGAAAGCATGTCTTTGCTTATGCCTCTAATCAAGAATATTTTTTTGATTCATTTGTAAACTCAATGATCAAGATGGGGAATGTTAATGTGCTCACTGGAAACAAGGGTGAAATTAGAAAGAACTGTAGATTTGTTAACTCTTATACAATTTGA
- the LOC113780383 gene encoding type I inositol polyphosphate 5-phosphatase 2 isoform X1, with amino-acid sequence MKTRRAKRSPQPFWPSIVMKKWLNIKPKAHDFSEDEVDTETESEDDVDSLKDERIDQDHARRIQGSQSVCQNEDSGNYSKEYSPRHRRGKSETLRVQYISRRDVRVTIGTWNVAGRLPNEDLEIDEWLSTQEPADMYILGFQEVVPLNAGNVFGAENRRPIPKWEAIIRRTLNKSPEREAIQKSYSAPPSPVLRTSAAADMLAEVAETPILDTISMQSIGTNGICETEMTVAKDIQLQRIFGMDSNNRLDWPERSLDATPQVLSSRLKLRRVLSSSGRMNEMSEESRGLKRVHHSSGNLAMMWMDQQDGLEVLNPLSDGSDQYSEEEDDSFLELSEANQKLEAKDPVKLRPRYVRIVSKQMVGIYVSVWVRRRLRRHINNLKVSPVGVGLMGYMGNKGSISLSMSLYQSRLCFVCSHLTSGQKEGAEHKRNADVNEILSRTLFSSVFESDQPQTIPSHDQIFWFGDLNYRISMLDEEVRKHVANKKWNELLNSDQLSKELRSGHVFDGWMEGVINFAPTYKYEFNSDRYVGEDPKEGEKKRSPAWCDRILWLGKGIKQLSYKRTELKLSDHRPVSSMFSLEVEIFDHCKLQKALKSSAAVHPDIFLNEGGEFEM; translated from the exons ATGAAAACTCGAAGAGCAAAGCGTTCTCCg CAGCCATTTTGGCCCTCCATTGTAATGAAAAAATGGCTGAACATTAAGCCTAAGGCCCATGACTTTAGTGAGGATGAAGTTGACACTGAAACTGAGAGTGAGGATGACG TTGACTCCCTTAAAGATGAAAGAATCGATCAGGATCATGCCCGTAGGATCCAGGGGAGCCAATCTGTATGCCAGAATGAAGATTCAG GGAATTATTCAAAGGAATACTCGCCGAGACACAGGAGAGGAAAATCAGAAACTCTTAGAGTTCAGTATATAAGCAGAAGAGATGTGAG AGTGACAATAGGTACTTGGAATGTTGCTGGAAGGCTACCAAATGAGGATCTTGAGATTGATGAGTGGCTGTCTACCCAAGAACCTGCAGATATGTATATTCTTGG TTTCCAGGAGGTGGTTCCTTTGAACGCTGGAAACGTATTCGGAGCAGAAAATAGAAGGCCAATTCCAAAATGGGAGGCTATAATACGAAGGACCTTGAACAAGTCACCAGAGCGTGAAGCTATACAGAAAAGCTACAGTGCTCCTCCATCCCCAGTATTAAGGACTTCTGCTGCTGCTGACATGCTTGCTGAAGTTGCAGAAACTCCTATCCTAGACACTATCAGCATGCAGTCTATTGGTACCAATGGGATATGTGAAACTGAGATGACTGTGGCGAAGGACATTCAATTGCAGCGAATATTTGGAATGGACAGCAACAATAGATTGGACTGGCCTGAACGTTCACTGGATGCTACACCTCAAGTTCTTTCTTCTAGATTGAAGTTGCGAAGAGTTTTGAGCAGCTCCGGAAGGATGAATGAAATGTCTGAGGAGAGTCGTGGGTTGAAAAGGGTGCACCACAGCTCCGGAAACTTAGCAATGATGTGGATGGATCAGCAAGATGGACTTGAAGTTCTTAATCCTCTCTCTGATGGGTCTGATCAATATTCTGAGGAGGAAGACGACTCTTTTCTGGAACTAAGTGAGGCCAACCAAAAACTTGAGGCAAAGGATCCTGTAAAGTTGCGCCCCAGGTATGTCCGGATTGTCAGTAAGCAGATGGTTGGGATATATGTGTCAGTTTGGGTGCGTAGAAGGTTGAGGAGGCACATAAACAATTTGAAAGTCTCTCCTGTGGGTGTTGGGCTTATGGGTTACATGGGAAACAAG GGATCTATTTCTTTGAGCATGTCACTTTACCAGTCACGGTTGTGCTTTGTATGCTCTCATTTGACATCTGGACAAAAGGAAGGGGCTGAACATAAACGCAATGCTGATGTAAACGAGATACTAAGTAGAACTCTGTTCTCATCTGTCTTTGAAAGTGACCAGCCTCAGACAATTCCATCTCACGA TCAGATATTCTGGTTTGGGGATTTAAACTATCGCATCAGTATGTTGGATGAAGAAGTACGGAAGCATGTTGCAAACAAGAAATGGAATGAACTTCTTAACAGTGATCAG CTTAGCAAAGAGCTACGAAGTGGGCATGTATTTGACGGATGGATGGAAGGGGTCATAAACTTTGCCCCAACTTACAAGTATGAATTCAATTCTGACAGATATGTTGGCGAAGATCCAAAAGAAGGGGAGAAGAAGAGATCACCAGCATG GTGTGATCGCATTCTGTGGTTGGGAAAAGGCATAAAGCAGCTGTCTTACAAGAGAACAGAGCTAAAGCTCTCAGATCATCGTCCTGTCAGTTCAATGTTCTCGCTCGAAGTTGAAATCTTTGATCATTGCAAACTTCAGAAAGCTCTGAAATCCAGTGCAGCAGTGCATCCTGATATTTTCCTCAATGAAGGTGGGGAATTTGAGATGTAG
- the LOC113780383 gene encoding type I inositol polyphosphate 5-phosphatase 2 isoform X2 encodes MKTRRAKRSPPFWPSIVMKKWLNIKPKAHDFSEDEVDTETESEDDVDSLKDERIDQDHARRIQGSQSVCQNEDSGNYSKEYSPRHRRGKSETLRVQYISRRDVRVTIGTWNVAGRLPNEDLEIDEWLSTQEPADMYILGFQEVVPLNAGNVFGAENRRPIPKWEAIIRRTLNKSPEREAIQKSYSAPPSPVLRTSAAADMLAEVAETPILDTISMQSIGTNGICETEMTVAKDIQLQRIFGMDSNNRLDWPERSLDATPQVLSSRLKLRRVLSSSGRMNEMSEESRGLKRVHHSSGNLAMMWMDQQDGLEVLNPLSDGSDQYSEEEDDSFLELSEANQKLEAKDPVKLRPRYVRIVSKQMVGIYVSVWVRRRLRRHINNLKVSPVGVGLMGYMGNKGSISLSMSLYQSRLCFVCSHLTSGQKEGAEHKRNADVNEILSRTLFSSVFESDQPQTIPSHDQIFWFGDLNYRISMLDEEVRKHVANKKWNELLNSDQLSKELRSGHVFDGWMEGVINFAPTYKYEFNSDRYVGEDPKEGEKKRSPAWCDRILWLGKGIKQLSYKRTELKLSDHRPVSSMFSLEVEIFDHCKLQKALKSSAAVHPDIFLNEGGEFEM; translated from the exons ATGAAAACTCGAAGAGCAAAGCGTTCTCCg CCATTTTGGCCCTCCATTGTAATGAAAAAATGGCTGAACATTAAGCCTAAGGCCCATGACTTTAGTGAGGATGAAGTTGACACTGAAACTGAGAGTGAGGATGACG TTGACTCCCTTAAAGATGAAAGAATCGATCAGGATCATGCCCGTAGGATCCAGGGGAGCCAATCTGTATGCCAGAATGAAGATTCAG GGAATTATTCAAAGGAATACTCGCCGAGACACAGGAGAGGAAAATCAGAAACTCTTAGAGTTCAGTATATAAGCAGAAGAGATGTGAG AGTGACAATAGGTACTTGGAATGTTGCTGGAAGGCTACCAAATGAGGATCTTGAGATTGATGAGTGGCTGTCTACCCAAGAACCTGCAGATATGTATATTCTTGG TTTCCAGGAGGTGGTTCCTTTGAACGCTGGAAACGTATTCGGAGCAGAAAATAGAAGGCCAATTCCAAAATGGGAGGCTATAATACGAAGGACCTTGAACAAGTCACCAGAGCGTGAAGCTATACAGAAAAGCTACAGTGCTCCTCCATCCCCAGTATTAAGGACTTCTGCTGCTGCTGACATGCTTGCTGAAGTTGCAGAAACTCCTATCCTAGACACTATCAGCATGCAGTCTATTGGTACCAATGGGATATGTGAAACTGAGATGACTGTGGCGAAGGACATTCAATTGCAGCGAATATTTGGAATGGACAGCAACAATAGATTGGACTGGCCTGAACGTTCACTGGATGCTACACCTCAAGTTCTTTCTTCTAGATTGAAGTTGCGAAGAGTTTTGAGCAGCTCCGGAAGGATGAATGAAATGTCTGAGGAGAGTCGTGGGTTGAAAAGGGTGCACCACAGCTCCGGAAACTTAGCAATGATGTGGATGGATCAGCAAGATGGACTTGAAGTTCTTAATCCTCTCTCTGATGGGTCTGATCAATATTCTGAGGAGGAAGACGACTCTTTTCTGGAACTAAGTGAGGCCAACCAAAAACTTGAGGCAAAGGATCCTGTAAAGTTGCGCCCCAGGTATGTCCGGATTGTCAGTAAGCAGATGGTTGGGATATATGTGTCAGTTTGGGTGCGTAGAAGGTTGAGGAGGCACATAAACAATTTGAAAGTCTCTCCTGTGGGTGTTGGGCTTATGGGTTACATGGGAAACAAG GGATCTATTTCTTTGAGCATGTCACTTTACCAGTCACGGTTGTGCTTTGTATGCTCTCATTTGACATCTGGACAAAAGGAAGGGGCTGAACATAAACGCAATGCTGATGTAAACGAGATACTAAGTAGAACTCTGTTCTCATCTGTCTTTGAAAGTGACCAGCCTCAGACAATTCCATCTCACGA TCAGATATTCTGGTTTGGGGATTTAAACTATCGCATCAGTATGTTGGATGAAGAAGTACGGAAGCATGTTGCAAACAAGAAATGGAATGAACTTCTTAACAGTGATCAG CTTAGCAAAGAGCTACGAAGTGGGCATGTATTTGACGGATGGATGGAAGGGGTCATAAACTTTGCCCCAACTTACAAGTATGAATTCAATTCTGACAGATATGTTGGCGAAGATCCAAAAGAAGGGGAGAAGAAGAGATCACCAGCATG GTGTGATCGCATTCTGTGGTTGGGAAAAGGCATAAAGCAGCTGTCTTACAAGAGAACAGAGCTAAAGCTCTCAGATCATCGTCCTGTCAGTTCAATGTTCTCGCTCGAAGTTGAAATCTTTGATCATTGCAAACTTCAGAAAGCTCTGAAATCCAGTGCAGCAGTGCATCCTGATATTTTCCTCAATGAAGGTGGGGAATTTGAGATGTAG
- the LOC113780383 gene encoding type I inositol polyphosphate 5-phosphatase 2 isoform X3 yields MKTRRAKRSPQPFWPSIVMKKWLNIKPKAHDFSEDEVDTETESEDDVDSLKDERIDQDHARRIQGSQSVCQNEDSGNYSKEYSPRHRRGKSETLRVQYISRRDVRVTIGTWNVAGRLPNEDLEIDEWLSTQEPADMYILGFQEVVPLNAGNVFGAENRRPIPKWEAIIRRTLNKSPEREAIQKSYSAPPSPVLRTSAAADMLAEVAETPILDTISMQSIGTNGICETEMTVAKDIQLQRIFGMDSNNRLDWPERSLDATPQVLSSRLKLRRVLSSSGRMNEMSEESRGLKRVHHSSGNLAMMWMDQQDGLEVLNPLSDGSDQYSEEEDDSFLELSEANQKLEAKDPVKLRPRYVRIVSKQMVGIYVSVWVRRRLRRHINNLKVSPVGVGLMGYMGNKGSISLSMSLYQSRLCFVCSHLTSGQKEGAEHKRNADVNEILSRTLFSSVFESDQPQTIPSHDQIFWFGDLNYRISMLDEEVRKHVANKKWNELLNSDQICWRRSKRRGEEEITSMV; encoded by the exons ATGAAAACTCGAAGAGCAAAGCGTTCTCCg CAGCCATTTTGGCCCTCCATTGTAATGAAAAAATGGCTGAACATTAAGCCTAAGGCCCATGACTTTAGTGAGGATGAAGTTGACACTGAAACTGAGAGTGAGGATGACG TTGACTCCCTTAAAGATGAAAGAATCGATCAGGATCATGCCCGTAGGATCCAGGGGAGCCAATCTGTATGCCAGAATGAAGATTCAG GGAATTATTCAAAGGAATACTCGCCGAGACACAGGAGAGGAAAATCAGAAACTCTTAGAGTTCAGTATATAAGCAGAAGAGATGTGAG AGTGACAATAGGTACTTGGAATGTTGCTGGAAGGCTACCAAATGAGGATCTTGAGATTGATGAGTGGCTGTCTACCCAAGAACCTGCAGATATGTATATTCTTGG TTTCCAGGAGGTGGTTCCTTTGAACGCTGGAAACGTATTCGGAGCAGAAAATAGAAGGCCAATTCCAAAATGGGAGGCTATAATACGAAGGACCTTGAACAAGTCACCAGAGCGTGAAGCTATACAGAAAAGCTACAGTGCTCCTCCATCCCCAGTATTAAGGACTTCTGCTGCTGCTGACATGCTTGCTGAAGTTGCAGAAACTCCTATCCTAGACACTATCAGCATGCAGTCTATTGGTACCAATGGGATATGTGAAACTGAGATGACTGTGGCGAAGGACATTCAATTGCAGCGAATATTTGGAATGGACAGCAACAATAGATTGGACTGGCCTGAACGTTCACTGGATGCTACACCTCAAGTTCTTTCTTCTAGATTGAAGTTGCGAAGAGTTTTGAGCAGCTCCGGAAGGATGAATGAAATGTCTGAGGAGAGTCGTGGGTTGAAAAGGGTGCACCACAGCTCCGGAAACTTAGCAATGATGTGGATGGATCAGCAAGATGGACTTGAAGTTCTTAATCCTCTCTCTGATGGGTCTGATCAATATTCTGAGGAGGAAGACGACTCTTTTCTGGAACTAAGTGAGGCCAACCAAAAACTTGAGGCAAAGGATCCTGTAAAGTTGCGCCCCAGGTATGTCCGGATTGTCAGTAAGCAGATGGTTGGGATATATGTGTCAGTTTGGGTGCGTAGAAGGTTGAGGAGGCACATAAACAATTTGAAAGTCTCTCCTGTGGGTGTTGGGCTTATGGGTTACATGGGAAACAAG GGATCTATTTCTTTGAGCATGTCACTTTACCAGTCACGGTTGTGCTTTGTATGCTCTCATTTGACATCTGGACAAAAGGAAGGGGCTGAACATAAACGCAATGCTGATGTAAACGAGATACTAAGTAGAACTCTGTTCTCATCTGTCTTTGAAAGTGACCAGCCTCAGACAATTCCATCTCACGA TCAGATATTCTGGTTTGGGGATTTAAACTATCGCATCAGTATGTTGGATGAAGAAGTACGGAAGCATGTTGCAAACAAGAAATGGAATGAACTTCTTAACAGTGATCAG ATATGTTGGCGAAGATCCAAAAGAAGGGGAGAAGAAGAGATCACCAGCATG GTGTGA